One Eubacteriales bacterium mix99 genomic window carries:
- a CDS encoding 5-formyltetrahydrofolate cyclo-ligase, whose translation MNKREIRRNMASARDRIPDRERQSRSQSIERHLTALEAYEKAEVLLTYASFRSEADTLGLIRTALETGKRVVVPVCVPNKKRILPCEIQSPDDLMPGYFGIPEPPKQFRRQIRVEEIDLAVIPGLAFDRKFNRLGYGAGYYDRFLPKMRRDAAKIGIGFAFQLVDQLPADPFDVPMDGIITDSDWIGRK comes from the coding sequence ATGAACAAGCGGGAAATCAGGCGGAACATGGCTTCCGCAAGGGATCGGATTCCGGATAGGGAAAGGCAATCCAGGAGCCAATCCATTGAAAGACATCTGACTGCCCTGGAGGCATATGAAAAGGCAGAGGTTCTTCTGACATACGCAAGCTTTCGCAGTGAAGCAGATACACTGGGCCTGATCCGGACAGCGCTGGAAACGGGCAAACGGGTTGTCGTGCCAGTATGCGTACCCAATAAAAAAAGAATCCTGCCCTGCGAAATACAGAGCCCTGACGACCTGATGCCCGGCTATTTTGGGATCCCGGAGCCTCCAAAGCAGTTCCGGAGGCAGATACGTGTGGAGGAAATTGATCTGGCTGTCATCCCGGGACTGGCATTTGACCGGAAATTCAACCGATTGGGATACGGAGCCGGTTATTATGATCGCTTTCTGCCGAAAATGCGCAGGGACGCTGCGAAAATCGGGATTGGTTTTGCCTTTCAGCTGGTGGATCAACTGCCGGCGGATCCATTTGACGTACCAATGGATGGAATTATTACGGATTCCGATTGGATCGGGAGGAAATAG
- a CDS encoding GNAT family N-acetyltransferase, whose product MKNGNTVTRLALDQETSQVRDLWAYCFDDSPEFIDFFFQFCYKPKNTLVTVEGDRVCSCLQLLPYRMQLRDRPIDVSYIVGVATRPEYRGRGHAARLLQYVDTILRKRNIHCSILLPFQYDFYRKYGWEICYDLLTYRKMEVLKTTGKLTGSYRRLGICDRKILSDCYLRFMKGFHGYFIRNQNNWEKILRDLELDHGMGFRYLQDNITTGYILYTICNKKLCIRELIYQNPEAKEALLQLAFHHMGQISRIVWKAPSTDTTYLSMKDSRGKMEKETFVMGRIHNIIGALSGIPFSADPFVLQVSDPMIPGNNGCYFLKEKGAALDITATGKEPDVHMDIRTLSQLLWGFCTADSSLAEGRLECREEWVMTSLGALFPPRNNFMTEEY is encoded by the coding sequence ATGAAAAACGGAAATACCGTTACACGACTGGCCCTGGACCAGGAAACTTCACAGGTACGGGACTTATGGGCATACTGTTTTGATGACAGCCCGGAGTTCATTGATTTTTTCTTTCAATTTTGCTATAAGCCAAAAAACACTTTGGTTACAGTGGAGGGGGACCGGGTTTGTTCCTGCCTTCAGCTGTTGCCCTATCGGATGCAGCTTCGGGACAGGCCGATTGACGTAAGCTATATCGTGGGAGTTGCAACCCGGCCGGAGTACCGGGGAAGAGGACATGCAGCCCGGCTGCTGCAATATGTCGATACGATCCTGCGGAAACGCAATATCCACTGTTCCATTCTTTTGCCTTTTCAATATGATTTCTATCGAAAATACGGGTGGGAGATCTGTTATGATCTGCTGACCTATCGGAAAATGGAAGTGTTGAAAACCACCGGCAAACTGACCGGAAGTTATCGGAGATTGGGGATCTGCGACAGAAAGATTCTGTCCGATTGTTATCTGCGTTTTATGAAGGGATTTCATGGTTATTTCATTCGAAACCAGAACAACTGGGAGAAGATTCTTCGGGACCTGGAGCTGGATCATGGCATGGGCTTTCGCTATCTGCAGGACAACATCACAACCGGATATATCCTGTATACCATTTGTAATAAGAAACTCTGTATCCGTGAGCTTATTTATCAAAATCCGGAAGCCAAGGAGGCTTTGCTTCAACTGGCCTTTCATCACATGGGACAGATAAGCCGGATCGTGTGGAAAGCTCCTTCCACGGATACCACCTATTTATCCATGAAGGACTCACGGGGGAAAATGGAAAAGGAAACGTTCGTCATGGGAAGGATCCACAATATCATCGGCGCTTTATCCGGAATCCCTTTTTCCGCAGATCCTTTTGTTCTCCAGGTATCCGATCCGATGATTCCAGGCAACAATGGATGCTATTTTCTGAAAGAAAAAGGTGCTGCTCTGGACATTACAGCCACCGGGAAAGAGCCGGATGTCCATATGGATATCCGCACTCTTTCCCAATTGCTTTGGGGCTTCTGTACCGCTGATTCTTCCCTGGCGGAAGGGCGTTTGGAATGCAGGGAGGAATGGGTGATGACAAGCCTTGGTGCACTCTTTCCTCCCAGGAACAATTTTATGACGGAGGAGTATTGA
- a CDS encoding phosphatidylglycerol lysyltransferase domain-containing protein — protein MITFKDIELKDKALFDQYFAARNYESSESTFTDLFIWRNSDQLKYTMIQDYLCIVAKYRHLYPYAFSPLCMGEGTYDKVLPVLADCFHSEGFPLVLKAVTEDRKREMEEALPGKLIFCEDRSNYDYVYSTKELIELKGKKFRQKRNHINKFKKSYEYQYEALNDTNLSECLDTELVWISGKEGDESILEEKRAVYDILTNYRALKVTGGVLRINGSVQAFTLGELLNPNMAVTHIEKANTDYDGSFPIMNQLFTAKAWFHIPYINREEDMGIQGMRKAKESYHPVRMIKKYTGFYI, from the coding sequence GTGATAACATTCAAGGACATCGAACTGAAAGATAAGGCCCTGTTTGACCAATATTTTGCCGCCAGGAATTATGAAAGCTCCGAATCCACTTTTACTGATCTGTTTATCTGGAGAAATTCCGATCAATTGAAATATACAATGATCCAGGATTATTTATGTATTGTAGCGAAATATCGTCATTTGTATCCCTATGCTTTTTCTCCCCTGTGTATGGGGGAAGGCACCTATGATAAGGTCCTGCCTGTTCTGGCAGACTGTTTCCATAGTGAGGGATTTCCACTGGTTCTGAAAGCGGTTACCGAAGACCGGAAAAGAGAAATGGAAGAAGCTCTTCCGGGTAAATTGATCTTCTGTGAGGACCGCAGCAATTATGATTATGTCTATTCCACGAAGGAATTAATCGAACTGAAGGGAAAGAAGTTCCGACAGAAACGAAACCACATCAACAAATTCAAGAAAAGCTATGAATACCAGTATGAAGCATTGAACGACACCAACCTCTCCGAATGTCTGGACACTGAACTGGTATGGATTTCCGGAAAGGAAGGGGACGAAAGTATCCTGGAGGAAAAGAGAGCTGTTTATGATATTTTGACCAATTATCGTGCCCTGAAGGTCACCGGGGGAGTACTGCGCATCAATGGTTCGGTACAGGCATTTACCCTTGGGGAACTGCTAAATCCCAACATGGCAGTCACGCATATTGAAAAGGCGAATACGGATTATGACGGCTCCTTTCCCATTATGAATCAGCTGTTTACCGCAAAGGCCTGGTTCCATATTCCCTACATCAATCGGGAAGAAGATATGGGGATTCAGGGAATGCGCAAGGCAAAGGAATCCTATCATCCGGTAAGGATGATCAAGAAGTATACCGGATTTTATATATAA
- a CDS encoding cyanophycinase, translating to MEGHKKGTLIIIGGAEDKEKDCTILTKVAELSGEEAGKIVILTVATEFPSEVGKEYKKLFSRLHVSNIDALHIEMREDADDPATLHRLEGATCVFFTGGDQLKITSLIGGTRTDWFLKEAFSDGLILAGTSAGASAISEVMITSGNDDQAPKKCTVKMAPGLGFLSGVVIDQHFAQRGRTGRLLAAIAQNPHILGIGIDEDTAVVVYPDETFEVIGSNAVTILDGVRLSYTNVSESYPDDILALTDVTLHILPHGYEFDIRNRVPILRR from the coding sequence ATGGAAGGGCATAAAAAAGGAACTCTTATCATTATAGGTGGTGCAGAGGACAAGGAGAAAGACTGCACCATTCTCACAAAGGTTGCCGAGCTTTCCGGGGAAGAGGCGGGTAAAATCGTTATTTTGACCGTCGCGACGGAATTTCCATCAGAAGTAGGGAAGGAATATAAAAAATTGTTCTCCCGACTGCATGTTTCGAACATTGATGCACTGCATATTGAAATGCGCGAAGATGCCGATGATCCGGCAACGCTGCACCGTTTGGAAGGTGCGACATGTGTGTTTTTTACCGGAGGGGATCAATTGAAGATTACGAGTTTGATTGGCGGAACCAGGACTGATTGGTTTTTGAAGGAAGCTTTTTCCGATGGGCTGATTCTTGCAGGAACCAGTGCCGGTGCCTCCGCCATCAGCGAGGTAATGATTACTTCCGGAAATGACGATCAGGCGCCGAAAAAATGCACGGTCAAAATGGCACCTGGTCTGGGTTTTCTGAGCGGTGTCGTCATTGACCAGCATTTTGCACAGAGAGGCAGGACCGGGCGACTCCTGGCAGCCATTGCGCAAAATCCCCATATCCTTGGAATCGGTATCGACGAAGACACGGCTGTCGTGGTTTATCCGGATGAAACCTTTGAAGTAATCGGCTCCAATGCCGTTACGATTCTGGATGGGGTTCGCTTAAGCTATACCAATGTTTCCGAATCCTACCCGGATGATATTCTGGCACTGACCGACGTTACCCTTCATATTCTTCCTCATGGATACGAATTTGATATACGAAACCGTGTCCCTATCTTAAGGAGGTAA
- the cphA gene encoding cyanophycin synthetase: MQIREWKAYSGRNIYSHQKVIKIIVDLEEWRDIPTVQICDFNERILELLPGLRTHHCSLGFEGGFQKRLEEGTYLAHVIEHSTLEILNLVGQSVSFGRARQIGDSSSYTVLFAYQEEHSGLEAGKVAVQMANALCSGEPFDLNPGLKQIRELMSRYGPGPSTQAIVNAAVDRGIPVTRIGKGSIIQLGYGKYNKKIEGTLSDSTSCISADMACDKTVTKELLSRAGIPVPGGVVCLTAEEAVKAARKIGWPVVIKPVNGNQGKGVSLNIQSPEEVAEAFPIAAKINENVLVEEFVKGKDYRVLVIGDQVSAVSLRMPAFVMGNGRQTIAELVQQKNRDERRGTGHEKPLTKIIIDEISQNILKKQGYSPKSIPREGVRIYLKANGNLSTGGEAMDCTEKIHPYNQELAIRAARILGLDIAGVDIACANISKPLLHGQGAVLEVNASPGIRMHLFPSRGEPRKVGNAIVDMLFPYGSRHSIPIFSITGTNGKTTTTRMIAHILKSCGQTVGMTTTDGIYINDQCILKGDTTGPESAQIILTDKAVDAAVLETARGGLIRSGLGYDLADVGVLTNISEDHLGLDGVETLEDLLHVKSLVVEAVKSNGYAVLNADDPLVVQAAEQTKANVIYFSRQEDNLIVHKHISAGGIAVFLKDHYITLATGNGLLKSLSVEQIPATFGGKLIYNIENSLAAFSAAYALKIPLHVIESAMTSFYCDEIHNPGRFNIFNIRDFRVVVDYGHNIAGYERTTEAVRKMGGSRLIGIIGTPGDREDSAVKKIGFIAGKSFDRIIIKEDKDLRGRKPGEISQLLLSGVLSAGLPKSAASLIRKEEEALRHAMDHAIAGDIIVIFYEKLESLMKIINEETSKRVRVKERESSEITLAKA; the protein is encoded by the coding sequence TTGCAGATACGTGAATGGAAAGCCTATTCCGGGCGAAATATATACAGCCATCAAAAAGTAATCAAAATAATTGTTGATTTGGAGGAGTGGCGTGATATCCCGACCGTGCAAATTTGTGACTTTAATGAGCGGATCCTGGAATTGCTGCCTGGACTTCGCACTCATCATTGTTCGCTTGGATTTGAAGGCGGATTTCAGAAAAGGCTGGAGGAAGGGACCTATCTGGCTCATGTTATTGAACACAGTACATTGGAAATTCTGAATCTTGTCGGTCAATCCGTCTCGTTCGGCAGGGCAAGGCAGATCGGTGACAGCAGCAGCTATACGGTACTGTTCGCTTACCAGGAAGAGCATTCCGGTCTGGAAGCAGGAAAGGTGGCTGTTCAGATGGCAAATGCCCTCTGCTCCGGGGAACCGTTCGATTTGAATCCCGGATTGAAGCAAATCAGGGAACTGATGTCCCGTTATGGACCTGGGCCCAGTACACAGGCTATTGTTAATGCCGCCGTGGACAGAGGCATTCCGGTAACAAGGATCGGCAAGGGAAGCATTATTCAGCTGGGATATGGAAAATACAATAAGAAAATAGAAGGAACCCTGTCGGACAGTACCAGCTGCATTTCCGCAGACATGGCCTGTGACAAGACCGTAACCAAGGAACTGCTCAGCCGGGCAGGGATCCCTGTTCCGGGGGGAGTTGTCTGCCTGACGGCAGAGGAAGCTGTAAAAGCAGCAAGGAAAATCGGATGGCCTGTGGTAATCAAACCAGTCAACGGAAACCAGGGGAAAGGGGTGTCCCTGAACATTCAGTCTCCGGAAGAAGTTGCAGAAGCATTTCCCATTGCAGCCAAAATCAATGAAAACGTTTTGGTGGAGGAGTTTGTGAAAGGCAAGGATTATCGGGTACTGGTCATAGGGGATCAGGTATCTGCCGTATCTCTCCGGATGCCTGCCTTTGTCATGGGCAACGGAAGGCAGACCATAGCCGAACTGGTGCAGCAGAAAAACAGGGATGAAAGACGGGGAACCGGTCACGAAAAGCCCCTTACCAAAATTATCATTGACGAGATCAGTCAGAATATATTGAAAAAACAGGGATACTCCCCGAAAAGCATTCCGAGGGAAGGGGTACGGATTTACCTCAAAGCCAACGGAAACCTCAGCACAGGCGGAGAAGCCATGGACTGCACGGAAAAAATACATCCATACAATCAGGAGCTCGCCATCCGGGCAGCGAGAATTCTTGGACTGGACATCGCCGGGGTGGATATCGCATGTGCCAATATCAGCAAACCCCTGCTGCACGGACAGGGAGCCGTCCTCGAAGTAAATGCCTCTCCCGGTATCCGGATGCATCTTTTCCCATCCAGGGGAGAACCAAGAAAAGTTGGAAACGCCATTGTGGATATGCTTTTCCCATATGGGAGCAGACATTCTATCCCCATTTTTTCGATTACCGGGACCAATGGAAAGACAACCACAACCAGAATGATAGCACATATTCTGAAATCCTGCGGTCAAACTGTTGGAATGACAACAACCGATGGTATTTACATCAATGACCAGTGCATTTTGAAGGGAGATACAACCGGTCCGGAAAGCGCTCAAATCATCCTGACGGACAAGGCAGTGGATGCAGCCGTCCTGGAGACGGCCCGCGGAGGATTGATACGTTCCGGCCTGGGATATGATCTGGCAGATGTCGGAGTCCTGACCAATATCAGTGAAGATCATCTGGGCCTGGATGGGGTGGAAACTCTGGAAGATCTGCTTCATGTAAAGTCGTTGGTTGTGGAAGCCGTCAAAAGCAACGGGTATGCTGTCCTGAATGCAGACGATCCCCTGGTGGTCCAGGCTGCTGAGCAGACAAAGGCAAATGTAATATATTTTTCACGGCAGGAAGACAACCTGATTGTTCATAAACATATTTCGGCAGGAGGGATCGCCGTCTTTCTCAAGGATCATTATATTACCCTTGCGACGGGGAATGGATTGCTGAAAAGTCTGTCGGTGGAACAGATTCCTGCCACCTTCGGAGGCAAGCTGATCTATAATATTGAAAATTCGCTGGCGGCTTTCAGTGCCGCCTATGCCCTGAAGATTCCGCTGCATGTTATCGAAAGCGCCATGACCTCTTTCTACTGCGATGAAATCCATAATCCAGGCAGATTCAATATTTTTAACATCCGGGATTTCCGGGTCGTGGTGGATTATGGACATAATATTGCAGGATACGAAAGGACTACAGAAGCCGTCCGGAAGATGGGTGGATCCCGACTGATCGGAATCATTGGCACTCCGGGGGATCGGGAGGATTCTGCCGTAAAGAAAATAGGATTTATTGCCGGAAAGTCTTTTGACCGGATTATTATCAAGGAGGATAAGGACTTAAGAGGCCGTAAACCGGGAGAAATCTCACAACTGTTATTGTCCGGCGTCCTTTCGGCGGGCCTTCCAAAAAGTGCTGCATCCCTGATCCGGAAGGAAGAAGAAGCGCTTCGCCATGCAATGGATCACGCCATTGCCGGCGATATCATTGTGATTTTTTATGAGAAGCTGGAGAGCTTGATGAAAATAATCAATGAGGAGACATCAAAAAGAGTCAGGGTAAAAGAACGGGAATCATCTGAAATTACACTGGCAAAAGCCTGA
- a CDS encoding Ger(x)C family spore germination protein, which yields MVRKKLVLFLFLIPSLLLTATSCWDRIEIEDRAIIIGMAMDLAEDEEKIVVTFQIAQPRAYVAESQGSVEGYYNVTKTAEDLAGARNKLSRSINTIPTLEQCQVVLVGDKLAQKGLSNYMDFLLRTNEARRQLQIGVVEGLARHMLEIKFKSDLAPSFVISEMMSQNSTYNFRMTDYMSLEKLHTAFIENNDFILSQIKQTGNGLYMAGGAVIKGFKLAGWLSGEEMIGARFIRGDASSGYLTVDMPSFMGKKIMLRVYETKSDFHPEIRDDKLVAVLNLRLEGDIDEIVNPNGNWTSKKLINQCSTQIEKYVRTIVNDAFHKSRRVYNSEPFRLKEKLKCYYPAYWKANSANWDEIYQAAELETNIEVNIRRVGEIRSP from the coding sequence ATGGTTCGTAAAAAGCTTGTCCTTTTTCTTTTTTTGATTCCTTCCCTGCTTTTAACGGCAACATCCTGCTGGGACCGGATTGAAATTGAGGATCGGGCCATTATAATCGGCATGGCCATGGATCTGGCAGAAGATGAGGAAAAGATCGTGGTTACCTTTCAAATTGCTCAGCCACGGGCCTATGTGGCGGAGTCCCAGGGCAGCGTGGAAGGGTATTACAATGTCACAAAAACAGCGGAAGATCTGGCCGGTGCCAGAAATAAGCTTTCCAGGAGCATCAACACGATTCCAACGCTGGAACAGTGTCAGGTGGTACTCGTGGGAGATAAGCTGGCACAAAAAGGCCTGAGTAATTATATGGACTTTTTGCTGCGGACTAATGAAGCCAGAAGGCAGCTTCAGATAGGTGTGGTGGAGGGATTGGCCCGACATATGCTGGAAATAAAGTTCAAATCCGACCTGGCTCCCTCCTTTGTGATATCGGAAATGATGAGTCAAAATAGTACATACAACTTTCGGATGACAGATTATATGAGCCTGGAAAAGCTGCATACGGCTTTTATCGAAAATAACGACTTTATTCTTTCCCAGATCAAACAAACGGGAAATGGGTTGTATATGGCCGGCGGCGCTGTTATTAAAGGCTTTAAACTGGCGGGATGGCTCAGTGGGGAAGAAATGATTGGCGCCCGATTTATAAGGGGAGATGCCTCTTCCGGATACCTGACGGTGGATATGCCTTCTTTCATGGGGAAAAAGATCATGCTGAGAGTTTATGAGACGAAATCGGACTTTCATCCGGAAATAAGAGACGATAAACTGGTGGCTGTTCTGAATCTCCGTCTGGAAGGCGACATTGACGAAATTGTCAATCCCAATGGAAACTGGACCAGTAAAAAACTAATTAACCAGTGTTCCACTCAGATCGAGAAATATGTAAGGACGATCGTCAATGATGCGTTCCATAAGTCCCGGCGTGTTTATAACAGTGAGCCTTTTCGCCTGAAGGAAAAGCTAAAATGTTATTATCCGGCCTACTGGAAAGCCAATTCGGCAAATTGGGATGAAATCTATCAGGCAGCGGAGCTGGAGACAAATATTGAGGTCAATATCCGAAGGGTAGGAGAAATCAGAAGCCCCTGA
- a CDS encoding YlbF family regulator, producing MTKETEVSRSELMKLARELGQALAQSQEILDYRDAEKEMADDEEASHLMRVYRKTYQERIQLQTDPENKKKEIASLSDSLEKADRDRKANSLIAKYDQTGNAFQDLIYQINQVLKFYCMEPDEDSQFGPAGGCRGCKGCPKARMGINTPPS from the coding sequence ATGACCAAAGAGACAGAGGTTTCCCGTTCGGAACTCATGAAGCTGGCCAGAGAGCTGGGACAGGCTCTGGCGCAGTCCCAGGAAATACTGGACTACAGGGATGCGGAGAAGGAAATGGCAGACGATGAAGAAGCCAGCCATCTGATGCGGGTTTACCGGAAAACATATCAGGAGCGGATTCAACTGCAGACAGATCCGGAGAATAAAAAGAAAGAAATTGCAAGCCTGTCTGATTCCCTGGAAAAAGCGGACAGGGACAGGAAAGCCAACTCGCTGATTGCAAAGTACGATCAGACGGGAAATGCCTTTCAGGACCTGATCTATCAGATCAATCAGGTCCTGAAGTTCTACTGCATGGAGCCGGATGAGGATTCCCAATTTGGGCCGGCAGGTGGCTGCAGGGGATGCAAAGGCTGTCCGAAAGCCCGGATGGGAATCAATACTCCTCCGTCATAA
- the miaB gene encoding tRNA (N6-isopentenyl adenosine(37)-C2)-methylthiotransferase MiaB — MPAENHAFAVSKKEKEKHAIAILQQQILGSGLKYHIITYGCQMNVHDSEMLAGMLSEIGYEETDQQQEADLILFNTCCVRDNAERRVYGNVGALKSYKQENPDRIIGVCGCMMQQPDVSADLVRKFPFIDLVFGTHSLPHFPSLLLQALESRKTVVEIPDTEGELSESESIPLKRAAGTGAWVTIMHGCNNFCSYCIVPYVRGRERSRRPENILEEIRQLAREGYREVTLLGQNVNSYGKDLETPVPFHTLLREINQINGMERIRFMTSHPKDLSDDLILAMAECDKVCEHLHLPVQAGSDRILQAMNRRYTAQSYCTLVDRARQAIPDIALTTDIIVGFPGETEEDFQETLDLVERIQYDSAYTFLYSSRFGTPAAKRKDPLSLEEKKERLYRLNALQNKISRKKNQEYDGRVVEVLVEGSSKNNPDVLTGRTRSNKTVNFRGSAELAGQLAMVRIARAHSWSLEGEAIEK; from the coding sequence ATGCCGGCTGAAAACCATGCTTTTGCTGTTTCGAAAAAAGAGAAGGAGAAACATGCCATAGCGATTCTGCAACAACAGATACTCGGTTCCGGATTGAAATACCATATTATAACTTATGGCTGTCAGATGAATGTGCATGATTCCGAAATGTTGGCCGGAATGCTGTCGGAAATCGGTTATGAGGAGACCGATCAACAGCAGGAAGCGGATTTGATCCTGTTCAATACCTGTTGTGTCCGGGACAATGCCGAGCGCAGAGTCTATGGCAATGTAGGAGCCTTAAAGTCATACAAACAGGAAAATCCCGACCGGATCATCGGCGTCTGCGGATGCATGATGCAGCAGCCGGATGTATCTGCCGATCTCGTCCGGAAGTTTCCCTTTATTGATCTGGTTTTTGGAACGCACAGTCTTCCCCACTTCCCTTCCCTGCTGCTGCAGGCTTTGGAGTCCAGGAAAACAGTAGTGGAGATTCCGGATACCGAAGGAGAGCTCAGCGAATCCGAATCCATTCCTCTGAAACGGGCTGCCGGTACAGGCGCATGGGTCACCATCATGCATGGATGCAACAACTTCTGCAGTTATTGCATTGTTCCTTACGTTCGTGGGAGGGAAAGAAGCCGTCGGCCGGAAAATATTCTGGAAGAAATCCGTCAGCTTGCACGGGAGGGATACCGGGAAGTCACCCTGCTGGGACAGAATGTGAATTCCTATGGAAAGGATCTGGAAACCCCTGTTCCGTTCCACACTCTGCTCAGGGAGATCAATCAAATAAACGGGATGGAAAGAATCCGGTTCATGACATCCCATCCCAAGGACCTGTCCGATGACCTGATCCTTGCCATGGCAGAATGCGACAAGGTATGTGAGCATCTCCACCTACCCGTTCAGGCAGGCAGTGACCGGATCCTTCAGGCAATGAATCGGAGATATACTGCGCAAAGCTATTGCACTTTGGTGGACAGGGCCCGCCAGGCCATACCGGATATTGCACTGACCACGGATATCATTGTTGGTTTTCCGGGGGAAACGGAAGAGGATTTTCAGGAGACCCTGGATCTCGTGGAGCGGATTCAGTATGATTCTGCCTATACTTTCCTATATTCCTCGCGGTTCGGTACTCCTGCCGCAAAGCGGAAGGATCCGCTGAGCCTGGAGGAAAAAAAGGAAAGGCTTTATCGGTTGAATGCGTTGCAAAATAAAATAAGCAGGAAAAAAAACCAGGAATATGATGGACGGGTTGTGGAAGTGCTGGTGGAGGGTTCCAGTAAAAACAATCCGGATGTTCTTACCGGCAGGACCCGGTCCAATAAGACCGTGAATTTCAGGGGCAGTGCGGAACTTGCCGGGCAATTGGCCATGGTTCGGATTGCCAGGGCTCATTCCTGGTCTCTGGAGGGGGAGGCGATCGAAAAATGA
- a CDS encoding endospore germination permease — protein sequence MKKPQGLSNFQITAVVTQSIIGLIMLGIARRAARMAGIDGVFVTLITGVLSAAVAAVMILLGNRFPNQTVIEFSQEILGKFLGRLFGAFFVFYTMLVTAVTVRGFADALIMLLLPKTPIEFVMITMLILCSYCVAGGISSVARINEIFLPPVIIVISLVILMNIGDVDLFRYRAVFSNGIKPILSGIAEISTAYLGYEILFFLSPVVKNKDKMMPYGLAGIAIPLVLYSGLVFVSIGIDGASATADIIYPTIQLARRISLFGSAVEKFDILFILLWILSIFTTIITFLYMASISVTRLAGLRNYKPFIFMLIPLIYMIAILPANIVDINTVVTLSDYIGTAVVLSCIPMLLLSILRKKGGKKNGS from the coding sequence ATGAAGAAACCACAGGGATTGAGTAATTTTCAGATTACAGCCGTTGTGACACAGAGCATAATCGGGCTCATCATGCTGGGGATTGCACGCCGGGCCGCCCGTATGGCCGGAATCGACGGAGTATTTGTTACTTTGATAACAGGTGTTCTGTCCGCTGCTGTCGCAGCTGTTATGATCCTTCTTGGCAATCGTTTTCCCAATCAGACTGTGATTGAATTTTCACAGGAGATACTTGGAAAATTTCTTGGCAGGCTGTTTGGCGCTTTCTTTGTTTTCTATACCATGCTGGTGACAGCTGTGACGGTCCGGGGGTTTGCGGATGCATTGATAATGCTGTTACTGCCCAAAACTCCGATTGAATTTGTCATGATCACCATGCTGATTCTCTGTTCTTATTGCGTTGCAGGCGGAATCAGTTCGGTGGCTAGAATCAATGAAATTTTTCTGCCTCCGGTGATTATCGTTATCTCATTGGTTATATTGATGAATATAGGAGACGTGGATTTATTTCGGTATCGTGCTGTCTTTTCCAATGGAATCAAGCCTATTTTGAGTGGAATAGCTGAAATATCCACAGCGTATCTTGGTTACGAGATCCTTTTTTTCCTTTCCCCCGTGGTAAAGAACAAGGATAAGATGATGCCATATGGCCTGGCAGGAATTGCAATCCCCCTGGTTCTCTATTCCGGCCTGGTTTTTGTATCCATTGGCATTGATGGCGCTTCGGCAACTGCAGATATCATTTATCCGACGATACAGCTGGCCAGGCGTATTTCCCTGTTCGGGTCCGCTGTGGAGAAATTCGATATTCTCTTTATTCTGCTGTGGATTCTGTCAATATTCACTACAATTATTACATTTCTGTATATGGCATCCATTTCTGTAACCCGTCTGGCCGGCCTCCGAAATTACAAACCTTTTATCTTTATGTTGATTCCATTGATCTATATGATTGCCATTCTTCCGGCAAACATTGTGGATATCAATACAGTGGTCACGCTATCCGATTATATCGGAACGGCTGTGGTGCTCAGCTGTATCCCCATGCTGCTGCTATCCATCCTTCGAAAAAAGGGGGGAAAGAAAAATGGTTCGTAA